In Pieris brassicae chromosome 12, ilPieBrab1.1, whole genome shotgun sequence, the genomic window GTCAAACGATACTTCTAGCTTAACCAATAAGAGTcatacaacaaaatataatacagaCTCAAGTTTAATCTCGGCAACGATCACCTCTGCCGCTTCTGAAATTACATCAAATAAAATCCCAGCGACTGAAAATTCTACGAACAGTGACGGTACCACAGAAAAGATATTGACAACAATACATAAACCAAACTTAGCAGTTCCAAGCCCTTTGACCAAAATAAATTCCTCAGAGAAAACCGCTGATTCTGTTATATTagacaatattaatgtaactACAATTTCTAACAACCTAGCTACAGAAACGATTTCAACAACTTCTACGATTGACAAAACAAGTACTATTAAATCAATCAGTGTAACTGAACCtttaataacaacaaaatCTGCAAATATATCTACGAAAGTAACTACTTTAACTTCTCCCTTGGAAAATACCATGACAACTACTCAAATATCGCCCATAACCACAGAAAGTAGTATTGGTAATGTAAATACAACAAAAGTAACAACTCAAACGGTTAGTTCGAGCAGTTCTGATTCAGCTACAGCAACTACCATTTCTAACAACCTAGCTACAGAAACGACTTTAACTACGATTGACCTAACAAGTACAATTAAATCAACCAGTGTAACTAAACCTTTAACAACAGCgaaatctgtaaatatttctACGGAAGTGACTGTTTTAACTACTCCCCTGCAAAATACTATGACCACTACTGAAATATCGCCCATAACGACAGAAAGTAGAATTGGTAATTTAAGcacaacaaaaataacaactcAAACGGTTAGTTCTAACACTCCTACTTCAGCTACGGAAACCCTAAAAGCTGATTCTACCATAACTACTACAACTACTGACAGAAGTACTACGTCcctgaataaaaaatattcaaatcaaaCAACATCTACAACAACTCCCGCACTACAGAATAACAGTAATGAACAAAATTCTACGACATTAAATAACACAACCAATTCAACAACAGAAGGACCGACCACAATTAGCACGTCGAGCACAGAAGCTACTACGTCAGATATGAAAATTGGAGTAAACGCCACTACAGAGGCCTCTATCGTTAACGCTACTTTAATGAATTCTACAATTAAAGAGACAAATTCCAGCGGTAACAGTACTGCAACTGTTAGCGgtaaagatataaatttgACAACAGAAGTAACTACGATAAAAGAATCTACAAACAATACCGAAACGCCAACAACACATTCTGAACCGCATCCAACCACTGAAGGGCCCTTGGCAAACAACTCTGCTATTAAAGATTCTCTACCAAATATTACAACTGCTGTGACTAACTCTACAATGAATTTTACAGAATCTTCGACACTTGAAAACTCAAACAGTACAGATAGTAAGGCGACTCAAGATACTAAGACTACAACAGAAAAGGCTACGCAACCTACTACAATAAGCACCACAGTACTAGATAAAGTAAATACAAGTGATACCACCACAAGTCCAAATAAGAGatgaaatcttttaaaatatgttaaatatatgctagcattgaaatagttttaataaataacttactttAAGATGTTCACCATCAAACGgttgataattataatgaattgttttaacttaaaaataaccaaattacattattatgtatatgacCAAAGGCCATAACATACTATATGGTAGTATAGGCAATTAgacatattttacattttactagAAAATAACTTATGTACAATAAGGATATTGGtagtaaagtataaataaaacattaaattgaacacatttatttcttaataacaaATGGCACTAActaaattcattttaacaatttgtgcatacattttataaaaataattttaaaaaacatgcATAATATATGGCAGTAtctactaataaattatacatttaatataactgttgtaaataatctattagtttacttatgtataataattcgtttaaaataaatcagaacAAAAATGGTAGAGGAATAATCCGGCTgacctaaaaatttaaatattggtaGAATTTGAGCATGTACTACTATTTTAGTAGCAATAATTGCCAGTTGCCCGTCAGTACGCCACAATAATTATTCCATCTACTATTATTTCAGACAAAGAATCGCATTTAATTTCGTACCCAACAttagttacataatatttatgatttcagTGTCCAAGTAGGTCACCATAGTAGTCGTTCTAGCCTATGGTGTGGCTACAggctacaattttttttagctaCAAGTTTATAGTTCATAGTTCTAGTGACtttcattgtatattttaagaaacatGGATTTTTATACTATATCAAGAAAactttatgatataaaatgtCTTTTTTTCAATGTGCGTATAGAAATCTGCAGTTACTGCTCTTTATCAGTAACaccatcaaaaatatatttaccatAATATTCTACAGTCGAAagctaaacatattttattataggaataatataaattataaaaacactcaaataaatttctaattttTGTATTGGTTGTgcgatttttatattgtttgattttaaatgcgcacaaattcaaataattattgcacttcatacaaaaatagacATTTCTAACATAGTAAAGATTAATTTTTCTACTTGAAACACTTGAAACTACGCTTTATAACATCATAATTTCTTCAAAGGGgaaaaaattgcaaaataaGCAGTATAGAAACTCGGCTATCAAAAATATAGTTGAttcatttttagtttttgataaatatgaGTATTCATAAGAGGTAATAGTTTGGCAGGCAGGAactattttttgtacatttgtcagatatatatgtgtatatatataagaaatatatttaaatcatcatataaaaaatataaaaaaacaggcaagaaagttattataattttttttaataacaaaagaaaatgttatttctagATTATTCTCCAAATAGTGCTACACACATGTCGGAGCCaagaataaatagaaataagatGGCGTGTGTTATCTAGATCTAACACATTTGTAGCACTATACCGCTTTCCCGATACATTACCAATTTATCCACTGTATAGGTAGTTACCACCACTAGTTATCGGTAATCCTCAGTTCGGCTAACTCCTTCTCCTCGTCCACTTCATCCTCATCATCAGAACCGTGGACTGAAGCGGCTGGTGTCGTGGCTCCTGGAACGTATAATGTATAACTTAACTGATAGGAAACGAGGGCACTCAATACGCAACAAACCGTGGATGGGTTAGAGAGACCAAATTCTCACCTGATAAAACACAGTCAGATATCTTAAATCTGCTTAAAATGTAACACAAACTCCAAATTTTTTGGCATCAATCATTACCTACAATCTTGtacaataaaaacactttcaaACTCAAATAAAAGTAAGACTTCAAGAAATATGTGCAAACTCTCCTACCTAATAACCTCACCAAACAATGTCTAACAACCTCTCACGCGAGTGCTTGAGTCGGTTTTTCTAGAATATTCGTAGTTAACTCAACCAACTGATTACATATTGTTCACCATGTGCCAAAAACTGTGTGATAAAACGTTTTGCTCACACAAAAACCAACCTTCCTTCCTTCCTTAATGCTATCCTTAATCTGCTATTAAACTATAAGAAGGAATATTTCCcaataatatctaataacCAAAACTAGTTTAACAAATACTAAAATGTGTGCCTATACTTTGCAAATCGGTGCTAAAACACACACGTGCCGTACGTACTAGTTTTTCTCAACACAATCACTGAGTTTGGCGATCAGTTGTTCGATTTGTTCAGCAACAGCCGCGTTCAATGGTTCAAACAGATCTTTAGCGTCAAAACTTTCGCTGACTTCCAGCTCAATCGCCTTTTCGAATCTCACTTCAATATCTTTCGATACTTCTACGTCTGTCACTTCTAGAATTTCTAGAGACTTTTGAAGTCTAACTTTGTCCTCCAGATCTAGACTGGTCTGTATTTCTTCATCTTTTGTATCCTTGTGTTGTTCTATTTCCTTGTGGTAGGATGCGGTCAGCCATGAGCTTTCTTGTCGGCTTTTAATTACTGGTTGTGGGAAGAAAtgtgttcgaaattcaaatttttcgAAATTGAAATGTACTCACCTATCTGTACGTAGATTATCATTTACTGGGAcatcaatttaaaatgataaaagattttagtaaaaaaaatactcaaaaatgaaagattatatatttgaacaaaACCTTAAGTAGGTTTGCGGTAAAATTTAATCagcattataaaatacataaatatacatacaatatatacgCAACTTAAATATACACACCAATAATTTTAAGCACTAAAGCcttaaacaaaagttttagAAAGTAAATAAAGCGGCTGAACAAAATATGATGAAACTCACTGGAATGTGTGGGACTGGGTGGCTCGGATATTGGGCGTGGGTAGTTAAATCGCTTTCCGAGTTCCATATGCATGTGGTCAACATAATCAGGATATACGATTTTCAGTGCTTCGGCTCGCGCCTGACGATAGTACTGGAATAACGAAAACATTAAGCATAATAGACATAACGGCATTTttaattcgatttttttttcatataccATGCAACGATTCTCCTCGAATGTCATGgttgtattttaattgtcaTTTCCACATTGGACTCAAGATGAAAATTACTTCAACTTCAACAAAATTATGTATGGAGTTCCGCCAGGAAGCAACTTATGtccaacattatttttaacatacattAACGATCAGCATGATATTTTGAGGTGATACACCTGTAATTTTCACAGAGCGTACCTGGACTGAAGTAAAGGATTAACGGACTGACAACTATTGAAGTGGCTTGAAATAACAAAAGATGCTGACTTTGAtggattttctattttaaagaattttctaATTCTAATTCCTATAATTCgtgtttagaaaaatatactttattctaattaataatttttgtgaagcactagaaaattttaacactcaaaaaattatattaaataattctactTACAATTCCCAAATTCCTCCAATCGAGAAGATCGCTCAGTCTTTCCGTTCTGTTTCTTTGTATAATACGTTGACGTCTTGTTAGTCTGTGGATAAATTTcgatttaataaatgtatttttatagaagttTTAAGTCATAGTATAATTGTCGTAAAggtttcaatttttattggCCAACTTTAGCTTTTCGAcagactttttttttaaatcttaattgGAGTTCAAAGTCATATCAAATATCCAGGTCAGTTTTAATACCCGCATTTCTTGTTAACTAGTTTGTGAGGTTAACATGTAGCTGGAAGGGGTTCACCGGAACAAGTAAAATTCTACTCACTTTGTAAAGTCGAACATATACTGCGCCAATTGTTGTACAGAGCCCTCTAATGAGATGTAGCGGCGATCCACGACGTATATGCCGTACGACATCGGATCAGCTATGTGGTCTTGCATGAAGCAACCGAAGCCTGGAAATTAATCAagaattgattaattttaaattatttttagaaaataacgGGCTACAACTTGTCTTCCTCTCACGTGTGAGGAAGTAGGTGATAGGTTTCTGACTACACACGTCACCGATTTTTGGGTGTAACAGATGgcgttttcctcacgatgttttccttcaacgtacCAGCTCAATTGAGCAAagaaaagtccattgatgcagtGATTCGAACGCATGACCTGGTTGAGGGTAGCTCATGTAGATTTGATATAACTCACCACTTTTGATAGAACATAACAAAACAACTGTTCTAACGGATTCCAGTCACATATTACTTTAGGGTTTTTTACAAAAGAATcctaaacataaaaatggtaaacaaagaaataaaaaatctatttttatatgcatttgtctcctaaacaagactgctatggttacatttgTACAAAACACAGCGGTTTTCTTATGTAacaaattatgattttgtttctcaaatggcgttacaacctttttaggtctgggcctcagatttatgtatctgtttcatgatcatttgttaatcaaataggcaagtagtaggtgatcagctttctgtgcctgacgcacgccgtcgacgttttgggtctaatgcaagctggttttctcacgatgtttgctTCAAcatttgagcgaatgttaaatacagccggggatagaacctacgacctcagggatgacagtcgcacgctgaaggcaCTACcgaggccaacactgctctatgatttaattatttaaaataaagagatatatatgtatacaccgtatatatatatgatattccTTTTTTCTATATTGTGAATTAATATGACTCTAACCAGACTATGAATCAAGTTAAATCTTTCGTTTTAAAGACTCCTATTActgtcaataaaatatacaaaattgtcaaattatcccaagaaatatattaaactcaCCAGACAAATTAGTTGTGACACTAGGTATACCCATAACCGTGCATTCGGCAGGCGTGTAACCCCAGGGCTCGTAATATGAAGGAAAGACTCCAAGATGACAACCTCTGACGAACTCCTCATAGTCCAGACCAAATAAGGGGTTGGTGGATGAAAGGAATTCCGGGTGGAATATAACCtagaagtatattatatttattatcaagcGCCGTTTTGAACATAGACAAAACCTGAAATAAATGCACTCCAAGTTCAACTGTCCCTTTTCTTGACAGCGTAAACACCATTTGTCAGAATGAGACAAAAAccttaataattaaaccatTCCAATTTTAGCCTTATATATGTTATGAGTGTTTTCTATATTTAGCTTCAGAATgcatatataagaatatatataataacgaataagataaataaggattttataaaaaaaatactcacttTAACTTTATCGTTCACTGTATTGAAAAGTTCACACCTTCGAATTGAGTTGAGAACTGGATCGCTCCAGTCTTCcacctaataaataatcagaTTTTTAAccttcaaaaaataatgttaagtatTACTTATTTAGGCTTACAAATAGTTGTACTTTGTATGTTTGTCCACAATCAGGAAAGTAAGTCATATTGAGATCTTTCTTGGTTTAAATCGAGTAGAAGCTCAGGGAACAGTTCAAGTTTTGGATattcttctttttttatagaaggcaaacgggcaggaggttaggttgatgttaagtgataccaccgcccatggacactctcaatgccagagggctcgcgagtgcgttgccggcctttcaaaatttcgctcttttcttgaaggaccctaagtggaattggttcagaaatacttcagtgggcagctggttccacagcGCCCTAAGAGAGGCCTTATcactatatttacttttttagaGACACACAGTTGCTTATATAAAAACGGCAGtgtttattaagaattatatatgtcgcagtaaagtagttaaatcagagagttaattgaatctctagacagttgattaaatgtcgatattcaatcaactcgctagcattttgatttaaataaagcagcatCGAAACCGTTTAAccatctgtctgaccgaaagccagcgtgttgattaacaatgtataacaagactccgccatgattatttcatttgttattgttatttcggtttGATCTTGAAGAACTGATTCCgtattttgctttattgtcaatggttaggttaggttagtcttgttgcttaggaacgtttaggaaactcgttaaacgtttcgttcactcacttgtctgacggagctttagcgacttgattgaatatcgatcttttaTTAACTGACTAGAGATTCAATTGACtgtctgatttaactactttataGCGATATATATAATGCACCTGCAAAATATTATTCGTTATCGtagaaaaaatagtaataaaatatagataatttgaCATTTGCCCGTACGGAAGAGGCCAACAGGAGAAAGTCGGGTTTGTCATCCATAAACCGACGTTTCACAAATGGCTGCTCACAGGCTTGTATATAAAAGAAGTAGATGCAAGCTGAGACCTAAACCATATCGGGTTATAGCGCTACTGGTTTATGAAGTTGATGATACTAACAATATTGTGGGTTGTAACAGGCGGAAGACCGTCACGTTGCAACGCGTAAATACATCTTTTTAGGCGAACTGTGTCTTCCTTCTGCAGTAGGGCTGATGTGTCGGGGAGATGGCctctgaaattataaataaaaaaattgtaagaaaacaattttttaaccggattaaagctatttgtattattataaacttacggTCACGATGACCACGTGacgaagaataaaaaaatgtaatttataaaagtaccCACTCATTCGTCcctattaatgaaataaagttttttcgGTGAGaaacacagattttattgaagtgaaacttctttagtcaaagaacaataataatagttttttaattttaattttccacACATATTTAAAAGACAATTAAATTCCTAACATATTTTCCTTTTTGTATTGTCTTTCATTGACATAGCTTTTTctcatttaaagaaaacactttttattgaattgaagctatgcattattataaacttataattcttttatatgattttaatttttgccgacgtttcgcgtgctttacagcatgCTTTTCACCGTGAcgtagcttcaatccggtaaaaagtgtttttttaatatcttccCTTTTCCGGGAATAAGTCTAAGTCTCGGAAATctaaagttttagatttgtataaatatgaacaagttttaaaattagtttgcCAAAGAAGTTTcccttctgacatgtgtactttgtacgcaggtattttttaaatttatttatcgtaTACATAATCAATTAACAACAGCGTTGTGGTAACACAAGCTGGACAGTTTTGTTGTGTGTTTGATAACAGTCGTTTAGTTaacatattgttaaatattttaattcgcGAAAAGATTTAACACACTTTAGTACCCAAAACGCGGATAACCCTCTTAACTAAATCAGATCAATGAATCTCAAAATATTtccaataaaatcataatctactatatcattaaattatcattataatgataattttataaccacagtgttggcttagttgCTTACGAGTCTCATCATGAGGTCGTATGTTCGATACCCGTGTACCAATGGAATTCCTATGTGCGTGTCTAACACTCCCTCGAAAAAGAAACTAGCATATCTCAAactttgacaattgacatgtGTCACATAGAAAGCTACTTgtctaagaaatatttatgccTTCAACTATATGAGTTGAAGCGGCacttgattattatatattatttaataacaataatgatAAGCCAGTTTGTTATTTAACCTCAAAAAgagtttatactttataagtaatccttaataaataaaataataaaggaaaTTAATGCAACATACCTCAAGCATATATCATACATCCTCTTTCCAATCTGCTGTTGAACATCCTGTATAGTGTCTCTAAGGGATTTGGTGACCGCGTGACCTCTTAAACTCTCAACGTTGAAGTTATTCGTCTTAGCGGGAAATATTAGAAAAGCTACTACGGTCATTTCTGACCCGGAAGCCTGAAAATGATTACCTTTGTTTTAACGCTGATTTACACGTATTAAGTTGCCAAGTCTTAACTAAATTTCAAGCgacttaattttaagtaaccGTTTACacgtaaaaatactaaataactaGATAAACTCATTTGTTCGCTCAAGATGGACGACCacagaacaaaaaaaaatctgtaatttaagcttttaatattCCATAAACAATTGTcctttaattaactttattgtCGTGTCTTCCGTCCACTTCGACATTTTCgaaagagttttattttaaattaagtaggAACTACGTTGCAATCATTCCGCCAGTTTATGCTTTTcacttaaatttaactaaattttgcCTGTCCCACGCCCACCAACTTAACCGAAAAATAGACAAAATTCTATTCTACCTTGTTTACTTGCAACTAAATTTTAACTTGCAACTTCTTACTAAATTCAATGTTTACACGGGTTAAGTcacttaaaattaagttaaaatttagtAGATTTTTAGTCAACTTGATATGTGTATATTAGCCTTTAAGCAAAAATAAGCTGGAAGCTTAAGAATGCCGTGGTAccaaatagataataaaaataagtttttttatagcggcagcaggcaaacgggcagataACACGATCGTAAGTGaaagcccatggacactcacagtTCCAGGAGGTTCGCAAGTGTGTAGACGAACATTTAAGAGTTtctacgctcttttcttgaagttaAGTTGAATTGGTACGGAACTATTTCAgtgaaaattgttaatttagtattttactaTGGTAAAATACTTGAAGTTTACGTGAACAATCATTTGTCATATTTTGAAACATTGTCAATATTAACGTGTAACAAATTATGAGTTATTCATaattacagtcaaaaccgttcaCCACATCGTTTAGCACACATACCGGTTACAttaaccaaaatcaaaggtcccggctgaattctatgtattaggtacttaatcaCAACGTCATCTGGCTGACTATCggttttacgaccaaatatgagtagtccttTCGaggattttgactgtattttaaaagttaaaataaaattttgcttaTTTGAAAAATGTCTCATACAAAATCTATATATGGACTATGAACACTGcagatataaaaatctgtaATATAGTACAAAGTAAAAATTGATAGTAAATAATGTTGAATACATACCTTCAAATAATGATTAAGCCGTGCGAGTGCTTCTATGAAGATATCCGCGCCCTTGTTACCGAACTCGTATCGACCAGCAATGAAGAAATATAACGTTTTGTCCAGATCAAAGTTAAAATGtctgtaaaatattacatattacgtTTATGCCTGTATTTTTACATAGACTATATTTAATCTCATGTAAAGATTAAGtgaatcataattttaaaggcCTCTACTAAAATGATGTATGATAATTTTGAATGTAAACTATCCCGAAGTTTCCAGAAACATAAcggattaaataataaaattgtattttttggaatgggatctcgctgttggccttaagggacagctcagctcgggctgaaTGGGGTAAAATTGTGTTAAcgaaatgtgttttatatagattttttaggCACagcatattaagaaaaacatatcCACAGAACACATACAGAAACCTTATTACCATCCAAaacgctttaaaaaaaaccaaacttaaaaaaattacttttaattttaaaaagacaataattaaaatagttgtgTATGTACTTTGTTGTGTTTAATGtgataatgtatataattcttATCTTTATGTATACAATTCTACTGTGCGTGTGTATCTCACTGAACCGCTTAAActgctggaccgatttgaatgatattttttttatgcgtTCGGGTGCCGCCTTAgatggtttagatttacaaGCCCGGCAGATGACGCTGCAGTCGTTTCATACTatgtttaatatcctaatcgctTGAAATATCATGCAGGACGACGCCTGTCAGGTCCACTAGTTACatgtaatttgtttattaaaacctgcaTGGTGTATAACATCTGTATcgttagagttgagcccccttaAGAAAAAAGGCACATTCccgttaatattattattttatctactTTCTTGTAATCTATGAGTCTTCTTCTACAATCTATGTATCTTGTATCTATCTCTTTGGAGAATGATGTCTATGAAATGttgaatgtatttaaatacctTAACTATTCCAGTGGTCGACCTATTGGAATGTTAatgcattataattatagtggAGCAAGAACTGGCCGAGGTCTTTAAAAgctataaactatttattaccCATAGAAATGTCCTCTAGCGAATTCATTGATTTTCTCCTTAGCCAACGCGTGAAGATTCTGAAACTCATGAAGCGCTGAAAATTTCTTCACATTCAAACCGTTTGGCGTTATGAAATCCGGCTTTCTTTTGAGAAGGTGTTCCGCTTCGAATCctggaaaaataaaacaaaatgtagtattgtctttcgataaaatagcttttacatattaagaaaaacactttttgaacggattaaagctatgtaatattattaaaaacttataattatttacataattctaaaaaaaattttcgacgtttcgtgtgcttttcagcgtgcgtggtcacggtgactaaagacaaaaggtgttaacacacacagctgcagagaaagttgtgttatctgtatttatttcgcCGAAATTGATATCGATTataagatgacgggtttttgcaaaaatgactcaGGGTATCCTATATTctcgaaaatagaggacaccgtgatacttttgacatttaacaccttttgtcttcagtcaccgtgaccacgcacgctgaaaagcacgcgaaacgtcggaaaaaatttaacatttagaattatataaataattataagttttttataataatacatagctttaatccgttcaaaaagtgtttttcttaaaaaaaaatgtattatactaTTCAAAAATCCTAAACTATTTGAAAATACTACAAGAAAATGAATATGaagaaatt contains:
- the LOC123717458 gene encoding glycogen [starch] synthase isoform X2 → MSRDRSSRRFYRSESTHDLLSYMDRGQAAIDENRWTFETAWEAANKVGGIYTVIRSKAFVSTEEMGENYCLLGPFKETCARQEVEEQDFPPNSPLTTAVNAMRSQGYKLHTGTWLVDGNPQIILFDIGSAAWQMDSYKQELWSTCSIGIPHLDVEANDAVILGFMVAQFITEFRKAAEKYSDTPPRVVAHFHEWQAGIGLIVLRVRHVDVATVFTTHATLLGRYLCAGNTDFYNNLDKFSVDEEAGKRQIYHRYCMERAAAHMTHTFTTVSDITGFEAEHLLKRKPDFITPNGLNVKKFSALHEFQNLHALAKEKINEFARGHFYGHFNFDLDKTLYFFIAGRYEFGNKGADIFIEALARLNHYLKASGSEMTVVAFLIFPAKTNNFNVESLRGHAVTKSLRDTIQDVQQQIGKRMYDICLRGHLPDTSALLQKEDTVRLKRCIYALQRDGLPPVTTHNIVEDWSDPVLNSIRRCELFNTVNDKVKVIFHPEFLSSTNPLFGLDYEEFVRGCHLGVFPSYYEPWGYTPAECTVMGIPSVTTNLSGFGCFMQDHIADPMSYGIYVVDRRYISLEGSVQQLAQYMFDFTKLTRRQRIIQRNRTERLSDLLDWRNLGIYYRQARAEALKIVYPDYVDHMHMELGKRFNYPRPISEPPSPTHSRATTPAASVHGSDDEDEVDEEKELAELRITDN
- the LOC123717458 gene encoding glycogen [starch] synthase isoform X1, coding for MSRDRSSRRFYRSESTHDLLSYMDRGQAAIDENRWTFETAWEAANKVGGIYTVIRSKAFVSTEEMGENYCLLGPFKETCARQEVEEQDFPPNSPLTTAVNAMRSQGYKLHTGTWLVDGNPQIILFDIGSAAWQMDSYKQELWSTCSIGIPHLDVEANDAVILGFMVAQFITEFRKAAEKYSDTPPRVVAHFHEWQAGIGLIVLRVRHVDVATVFTTHATLLGRYLCAGNTDFYNNLDKFSVDEEAGKRQIYHRYCMERAAAHMTHTFTTVSDITGFEAEHLLKRKPDFITPNGLNVKKFSALHEFQNLHALAKEKINEFARGHFYGHFNFDLDKTLYFFIAGRYEFGNKGADIFIEALARLNHYLKASGSEMTVVAFLIFPAKTNNFNVESLRGHAVTKSLRDTIQDVQQQIGKRMYDICLRGHLPDTSALLQKEDTVRLKRCIYALQRDGLPPVTTHNIVEDWSDPVLNSIRRCELFNTVNDKVKVIFHPEFLSSTNPLFGLDYEEFVRGCHLGVFPSYYEPWGYTPAECTVMGIPSVTTNLSGFGCFMQDHIADPMSYGIYVVDRRYISLEGSVQQLAQYMFDFTKLTRRQRIIQRNRTERLSDLLDWRNLGIYYRQARAEALKIVYPDYVDHMHMELGKRFNYPRPISEPPSPTHSIIKSRQESSWLTASYHKEIEQHKDTKDEEIQTSLDLEDKVRLQKSLEILEVTDVEVSKDIEVRFEKAIELEVSESFDAKDLFEPLNAAVAEQIEQLIAKLSDCVEKN